One Thalassotalea sediminis DNA segment encodes these proteins:
- a CDS encoding response regulator produces the protein MFNVLVVDDSSIDIMLLKDIVKTSLPFKQHIDTYTDSVKALDAFKNKDYQLVITDIEMPHLDGFEFIEKIKSDAKGKVIAVSGSEAAENSNETILYAANCYGADYTVSKKNLYRNLSNLLSEIYTECEPC, from the coding sequence ATGTTTAATGTACTGGTCGTAGACGATTCTTCTATCGATATAATGTTGTTAAAAGATATTGTAAAAACTTCACTACCTTTTAAGCAACATATCGATACATATACTGATAGCGTAAAAGCGCTTGATGCGTTTAAGAACAAAGACTATCAGCTCGTGATTACCGATATTGAAATGCCACATTTAGATGGTTTTGAGTTTATTGAAAAAATAAAATCTGATGCGAAAGGCAAAGTAATTGCTGTTTCAGGAAGCGAAGCGGCTGAAAACTCAAATGAAACGATTTTATATGCTGCCAATTGTTATGGTGCAGATTACACAGTTTCTAAGAAAAATTTATATAGAAACTTAAGTAACCTGCTATCTGAAATTTATACAGAATGCGAGCCTTGTTAG